In one Bacteroidia bacterium genomic region, the following are encoded:
- the ftsY gene encoding signal recognition particle-docking protein FtsY, translating into MAFFGLFSKDRKENLDKGLEKTKESVFKKLARAVIGKSKVDDEVLDNLEEILISSDVGVTTTLKIIERIEQRVARDKVINTSELNAVLKEEIALLMKDPGISSLDFMKDHKPYVIMVVGVNGVGKTTTIGKLANHFKNAGKNVYLGAADTFRAAAVDQLTIWAERVGVTIIKQQMGSDPASVAFDTLTSAVKNNADVVIIDTAGRLHNKINLMNELTKIKNVMKKVIPDAPHEILLILDGSTGQNAFEQAKQFTLATEVSALCITKLDGTAKGGVVIGISHEFNIPVKYIGVGEKLDDLMIFNKQEYVESLFN; encoded by the coding sequence ATGGCTTTTTTTGGTTTATTTTCAAAAGATAGAAAAGAGAATCTTGATAAAGGTTTGGAGAAAACCAAAGAAAGTGTTTTCAAAAAGCTTGCACGTGCTGTTATTGGTAAATCAAAAGTAGATGATGAAGTTCTTGACAACCTTGAGGAAATTCTTATTTCATCTGATGTTGGAGTAACTACTACTTTAAAAATTATTGAAAGAATAGAACAACGTGTAGCACGTGATAAAGTTATTAATACCAGTGAACTTAATGCAGTTCTTAAAGAGGAGATAGCCCTTCTAATGAAAGATCCAGGAATTTCTTCATTGGATTTCATGAAAGACCATAAGCCATATGTTATTATGGTAGTTGGTGTTAATGGCGTTGGTAAAACTACAACAATAGGCAAACTTGCCAACCATTTTAAAAACGCTGGAAAAAATGTTTATCTTGGTGCTGCTGATACTTTCAGAGCTGCTGCAGTTGATCAATTAACTATATGGGCAGAAAGAGTTGGTGTAACAATAATTAAACAGCAAATGGGTTCCGATCCTGCTTCTGTGGCTTTTGATACACTTACTTCTGCAGTTAAAAATAATGCAGATGTTGTTATTATTGATACAGCAGGCAGACTTCATAACAAAATAAACTTAATGAATGAGCTTACTAAAATTAAGAATGTTATGAAAAAGGTAATTCCTGATGCTCCTCATGAAATATTGTTGATATTAGATGGCTCTACCGGACAAAATGCATTTGAACAGGCAAAACAATTTACACTAGCAACAGAAGTGAGTGCATTGTGTATTACAAAACTTGACGGTACTGCAAAAGGTGGAGTTGTAATTGGTATTTCTCATGAATTTAATATTCCTGTAAAATATATTGGTGTTGGGGAAAAACTCGATGACTTGATGATTTTCAATAAACAGGAATATGTTGAATCGCTTTTTAATTAA
- the rimO gene encoding 30S ribosomal protein S12 methylthiotransferase RimO — translation MSKKISISVVTLGCAKNSVDSEFLLGGFNPENFNLSHSQIVEKADVLLINTCGFIFDAKQESVNTIMEGVKLKNQGDVKTLIVFGCLTERYREELIKEIPEVDFIFGVKEQKEIRRAILKTVNIYSEDGDFRLLTTPSHYAYLKVSEGCNRKCSFCAIPSIRGEYVSRTIDSLKQETESLAKQGVKELILIAQDLTFYGHDIYGKPSLAKLITVLSEVEGIKWIRLHYTYPKYFNSELINVIANNPKVCKYVDIPIQHISDKMLKIMRRGADRKSTVDLLQKLRNNIPNIAIRTTLLVGHPGETQKDFEELKQFVKDFKFDRLGVFPYSHEEGTHSFLKMKDTISKKLKNARVSEIMQIQQVISLELNKFKIGSEHEVLIDTKETDHYTGRTQFDSPEIDNEVIVTRKNLKVGNYYNVKIIDASEFELYG, via the coding sequence ATGTCCAAAAAAATTTCCATTTCTGTTGTTACACTTGGTTGTGCTAAAAACTCGGTAGATTCAGAATTTCTTTTAGGTGGTTTTAATCCCGAAAACTTTAATTTAAGCCATAGCCAGATTGTTGAAAAAGCTGATGTTTTGCTTATAAATACTTGTGGGTTTATTTTTGACGCAAAACAGGAATCTGTTAATACTATAATGGAAGGTGTTAAGTTAAAAAACCAGGGAGATGTTAAAACTCTTATTGTTTTTGGGTGTTTAACTGAACGATATAGAGAAGAATTAATAAAAGAAATTCCTGAAGTTGATTTTATTTTTGGAGTAAAAGAGCAAAAAGAAATAAGACGTGCAATATTAAAAACAGTAAATATTTATAGTGAAGACGGTGACTTCAGGTTGCTTACAACTCCGTCACATTATGCATATTTAAAAGTCTCTGAAGGCTGTAACAGAAAATGCTCGTTTTGTGCAATACCTTCAATTCGTGGTGAGTATGTGTCTAGAACAATTGACTCATTAAAACAGGAAACAGAATCACTTGCCAAACAAGGTGTAAAAGAGTTAATACTTATTGCACAGGATCTGACTTTTTATGGTCATGATATTTACGGAAAACCTTCACTGGCAAAGCTTATAACTGTACTTTCTGAAGTAGAAGGAATAAAATGGATAAGATTGCATTATACTTATCCTAAATACTTTAATTCTGAATTAATAAATGTTATTGCAAATAATCCTAAAGTATGCAAGTACGTCGATATTCCAATTCAGCATATTAGTGATAAAATGTTGAAAATAATGCGAAGGGGAGCAGATAGAAAATCAACAGTTGATTTGTTACAGAAATTACGTAACAATATACCTAATATTGCAATTCGTACAACTTTATTAGTAGGTCATCCTGGTGAAACTCAAAAAGATTTTGAGGAACTAAAGCAATTTGTAAAAGATTTTAAATTCGATAGATTAGGTGTATTTCCTTATTCTCACGAAGAAGGAACCCATTCATTTCTCAAAATGAAAGATACTATTTCTAAAAAACTCAAAAATGCTAGAGTTTCAGAAATAATGCAGATACAACAAGTTATTTCACTTGAACTTAATAAATTTAAGATTGGTAGTGAACATGAAGTTTTGATTGACACAAAAGAAACTGATCATTATACTGGACGTACTCAGTTTGATTCACCTGAAATTGATAACGAAGTAATTGTAACACGAAAGAATCTTAAAGTAGGTAATTATTATAATGTTAAAATTATTGATGCATCCGAATTTGAGCTGTATGGATAG
- a CDS encoding T9SS type A sorting domain-containing protein, with amino-acid sequence MNQIYFLNRKQNWLLSIPTYLSIFITLFLSMSLSEVKSQNSYSLQFSDTSTYDNSCGVVKPSQWAVRSDSCILYTPYFRKETAGCMDVIYQFKINQSGNGDVDDHVYIQYQLNLGVWITDTILNASDYAAVHVLTGTVNICYGDLIRVRVILVTNSNSEFWSIKNGDGTLTGSFETYPNVPPSISLPVELTTYKISCSGSTSLINWTTASEINNDFFTIEKSTDTKNWNILTTVPGAVNSNTEKLYYVEDKLNDNNNASYYRLKQTDLNGSYKYFEILSSKCNIKKDFILNELLVNDQKISFSLDTYDSGIFTVEIFDINGRVIVNKNFTPSEGNSNYFTIESGNLKSGIFMISIVQNENRIAKKIVMK; translated from the coding sequence ATGAATCAAATATACTTTTTAAACAGAAAACAAAATTGGCTGTTAAGTATACCTACTTATTTGTCAATATTCATAACTCTATTCTTATCAATGAGTTTATCAGAGGTAAAATCTCAAAACTCTTATTCACTGCAGTTTTCAGATACTTCAACTTATGATAATTCCTGTGGAGTTGTAAAACCATCACAATGGGCTGTAAGAAGCGATTCTTGCATTTTATACACACCATATTTTAGAAAAGAAACAGCTGGTTGTATGGATGTTATATATCAATTTAAAATAAACCAAAGTGGAAATGGAGATGTTGATGATCATGTTTATATCCAATATCAACTTAATTTAGGTGTTTGGATTACTGATACTATACTTAATGCTAGTGATTACGCTGCTGTTCATGTCCTAACTGGTACAGTTAATATTTGTTACGGTGATTTAATTAGAGTGCGAGTAATATTAGTAACAAATAGTAATAGTGAGTTCTGGTCAATAAAGAATGGCGATGGAACTTTAACAGGAAGTTTTGAAACATATCCGAATGTACCACCATCAATATCATTGCCGGTTGAGCTTACAACATATAAAATTTCTTGTTCTGGTAGCACTTCATTAATAAATTGGACAACAGCTTCTGAGATTAATAATGATTTCTTTACAATAGAAAAGAGTACCGATACTAAAAACTGGAATATTTTAACTACTGTTCCTGGTGCAGTTAACAGTAATACAGAAAAGTTATATTATGTTGAAGACAAATTAAACGATAATAATAATGCATCATACTATAGATTAAAACAGACAGATTTAAACGGTAGTTACAAATACTTTGAAATCTTAAGCTCTAAATGCAATATAAAGAAGGACTTTATATTAAATGAACTTTTAGTAAATGATCAGAAAATAAGCTTTTCATTAGATACTTATGATTCTGGAATATTTACAGTTGAAATATTTGATATTAATGGAAGAGTGATAGTAAATAAGAATTTTACACCTTCAGAAGGAAATAGTAATTATTTTACTATTGAATCTGGAAATTTAAAATCCGGAATCTTTATGATATCTATTGTTCAAAATGAAAATAGAATAGCAAAAAAAATAGTAATGAAATAA